Proteins from one Camelina sativa cultivar DH55 chromosome 8, Cs, whole genome shotgun sequence genomic window:
- the LOC104769228 gene encoding ras-related protein RABH1e isoform X2 translates to MASVSPLAKYKLVFLGDQSVGKTSIITRFMYDKFDTTYQATIGIDFLSKTMYLEDRTVRLQLWDTAGQERFRSLIPSYIRDSSVAVIVYDVANRQSFLNTSKWIEDVRTERGSDVIIVLVGNKTDLVDKRQVSIEEGDNKARDYGVIFIETSAKAGFNIKPLFRKIAAALPGMETLSSTKQEDMVDVNLKTSTNSSQGEQQRGGCSC, encoded by the exons a tggcgagtGTGTCACCTTTAGCCAAGTACAAGCTCGTCTTCCTTGGAGATCAATCCGTAGGCAAGACCAGCATCATCACTCGTTTCATGTACGACAAATTCGATACCACTTATCAG GCAACCATAGGAATTGATTTCTTGTCCAAAACAATGTACCTTGAGGATAGGACTGTTCGTTTGCAACTATG GGATACTGCAGGACAGGAGAGGTTTCGAAGTCTGATACCAAGTTATATCAGAGATTCTTCTGTTGCTGTTATTGTCTATGATGTTGCAA ATAGGCAGTCATTCTTGAACACCTCGAAGTGGATTGAGGATGTTCGTACAGAGAGAGGTAGCGACGTCATCATTGTTTTGGTTGGTAACAAAACAGATCTCGTTGACAAAAG GCAAGTGTCAATAGAGGAAGGGGATAACAAAGCTCGTGATTATGGAGTTATATTCATAGAGACCAGTGCAAAAGCAGGATTTAACATCAAG CCACTGTTCCGCAAGATTGCAGCTGCATTACCAGGAATGGAAACACTTTCTTCAACGAAACAAGAAGATATGGTTGATGTGAACCTAAAGACTTCGACCAATTCGTCTCAAGGGGAGCAACAACGAGGTGGTTGTTCGtgttaa
- the LOC104769228 gene encoding ras-related protein RABH1e isoform X1 — protein MASVSPLAKYKLVFLGDQSVGKTSIITRFMYDKFDTTYQATIGIDFLSKTMYLEDRTVRLQLWDTAGQERFRSLIPSYIRDSSVAVIVYDVANRQSFLNTSKWIEDVRTERGSDVIIVLVGNKTDLVDKRQVSIEEGDNKARDYGVIFIETSAKAGFNIKPLFRKIAAALPGMETLSSTKQEDMVDVNLKTSTNSSQGEQQRGGCSC, from the exons atggcgagtGTGTCACCTTTAGCCAAGTACAAGCTCGTCTTCCTTGGAGATCAATCCGTAGGCAAGACCAGCATCATCACTCGTTTCATGTACGACAAATTCGATACCACTTATCAG GCAACCATAGGAATTGATTTCTTGTCCAAAACAATGTACCTTGAGGATAGGACTGTTCGTTTGCAACTATG GGATACTGCAGGACAGGAGAGGTTTCGAAGTCTGATACCAAGTTATATCAGAGATTCTTCTGTTGCTGTTATTGTCTATGATGTTGCAA ATAGGCAGTCATTCTTGAACACCTCGAAGTGGATTGAGGATGTTCGTACAGAGAGAGGTAGCGACGTCATCATTGTTTTGGTTGGTAACAAAACAGATCTCGTTGACAAAAG GCAAGTGTCAATAGAGGAAGGGGATAACAAAGCTCGTGATTATGGAGTTATATTCATAGAGACCAGTGCAAAAGCAGGATTTAACATCAAG CCACTGTTCCGCAAGATTGCAGCTGCATTACCAGGAATGGAAACACTTTCTTCAACGAAACAAGAAGATATGGTTGATGTGAACCTAAAGACTTCGACCAATTCGTCTCAAGGGGAGCAACAACGAGGTGGTTGTTCGtgttaa